The proteins below come from a single Armatimonadota bacterium genomic window:
- a CDS encoding YihY/virulence factor BrkB family protein, with the protein MRGWLRALVRALAEDDLTVYAASIAYAGVLSVFPLLVGVIALLSLVVDQSRAQDAALRALQPYLPHPALEAVQSAIASVVRTRSAAGSLAVVGVLWATTAAAGALRHALSKILRVGRHRVFWRRKLVEMALVALAGTFLGLSALLPAAVAALRSLPGLGPAAAEVGRSPAVRELATLAPWVLAAGAFFVVYRFLPPVRPRRRGLLAGTATAAVLFELTRRAFFWYVSTLASYPLVYGPLAGVVVFMVWAYLVALLTLVGAEVMRVAEGKA; encoded by the coding sequence GTGAGGGGGTGGCTGCGGGCGCTGGTGCGGGCCCTGGCCGAGGACGACCTGACGGTGTACGCGGCGTCCATCGCCTACGCCGGGGTCCTGTCGGTGTTCCCGCTCCTGGTGGGAGTGATCGCCCTGCTGAGCCTGGTGGTGGACCAGTCCCGGGCGCAGGACGCGGCGCTGCGGGCCCTGCAGCCCTACCTGCCGCACCCCGCGCTGGAGGCGGTGCAGAGCGCCATCGCGTCCGTGGTCCGGACCCGGAGCGCGGCCGGGTCGCTGGCGGTGGTGGGCGTGCTGTGGGCCACCACGGCGGCCGCCGGAGCCCTGCGCCACGCCCTCAGCAAGATCCTGCGGGTGGGGCGGCACCGGGTGTTCTGGCGCCGCAAGCTGGTGGAGATGGCCCTGGTAGCCCTGGCGGGGACGTTCCTGGGGCTGTCGGCGCTGCTGCCCGCGGCGGTGGCGGCCCTCCGCAGCCTTCCCGGCCTGGGCCCGGCCGCAGCGGAGGTCGGTCGGTCCCCTGCGGTCCGGGAGCTGGCGACCCTGGCGCCGTGGGTCCTGGCCGCCGGGGCGTTCTTCGTCGTCTACAGGTTCCTGCCGCCTGTCCGTCCCAGGCGGCGGGGCCTGCTGGCCGGGACGGCCACGGCGGCGGTTCTGTTCGAGCTGACCCGGCGGGCGTTCTTCTGGTACGTGAGTACGCTCGCCTCCTACCCCCTGGTCTACGGCCCCCTGGCGGGCGTGGTGGTGTTCATGGTGTGGGCGTACCTGGTGGCCCTGCTGACGCTGGTGGGGGCGGAGGTCATGCGCGTGGCGGAGGGGAAGGCGTGA
- a CDS encoding rhomboid family intramembrane serine protease has product MTWAVIAGTAVTFLLSFVGAGAVVSGLLFVPGSLLARPWSALTYPLVAGGHVLWVLVSAYVLWVFGGSLERAWGSHDYAVFLALVTAVPALALAGAAAALGRAVILAGLGLPLAAVVVAWSAINPRERVLAYFAIPVPGQWLGAIAAILVVFSFPFPLGVFALTGCAAAVWYVRAGRYGLRPARFVRRLPAMGTLNPVRAWQRWRLRRRFLRVVRSLEADDPDRRVH; this is encoded by the coding sequence GTGACCTGGGCGGTGATTGCGGGCACTGCCGTCACCTTCCTGCTGTCCTTCGTCGGCGCCGGCGCGGTCGTCTCCGGACTGCTCTTCGTCCCCGGGTCCCTCCTGGCCCGCCCGTGGTCGGCGCTGACCTACCCCCTGGTGGCCGGCGGGCACGTCCTGTGGGTGCTGGTCAGCGCGTACGTCCTGTGGGTGTTCGGCGGGAGTCTGGAGCGTGCCTGGGGCAGCCACGACTACGCGGTGTTCCTGGCCCTGGTGACGGCGGTTCCCGCCCTGGCCCTGGCCGGGGCTGCCGCCGCGCTGGGCCGCGCGGTGATCCTGGCCGGCCTGGGCCTGCCTCTGGCGGCGGTGGTGGTGGCCTGGAGCGCCATCAATCCCCGCGAGCGGGTGCTGGCCTACTTCGCCATTCCCGTGCCCGGACAGTGGCTGGGCGCGATCGCGGCCATCCTGGTGGTGTTCTCGTTTCCCTTCCCGCTGGGAGTGTTCGCCCTGACGGGGTGCGCGGCGGCCGTCTGGTACGTGCGGGCCGGCCGGTACGGACTGCGCCCCGCACGATTCGTCCGGCGCCTGCCCGCCATGGGAACCCTCAACCCCGTCCGCGCCTGGCAGCGGTGGAGGCTGCGGCGGAGGTTCCTCCGCGTGGTGAGATCCCTGGAGGCCGACGATCCCGACCGCCGGGTCCACTAG
- a CDS encoding B-box zinc finger protein, which translates to MRCAAHPGVETELTCASCGRPICPDCLVQTPVGMKCRDCGLAPPPPLYRASPGALATGIVVAALLGGAAGLAAWWAAQAVGWLVLLAGPALGGLVGDAAWRAARRRGRAMAAAVAAACAAGVVVVGPQAAALAGWGTSLGAGDLLVLLIRRPLLPLMAVLMAVAAFWRVR; encoded by the coding sequence ATGCGCTGCGCGGCCCACCCCGGCGTGGAGACGGAACTGACCTGCGCCAGCTGCGGGCGGCCCATCTGTCCGGACTGCCTGGTGCAGACCCCGGTGGGGATGAAGTGCCGCGACTGCGGGCTGGCTCCCCCGCCGCCCCTGTACCGGGCCAGTCCGGGCGCCCTGGCCACCGGCATCGTGGTGGCGGCGCTGCTGGGCGGGGCAGCCGGGCTCGCGGCATGGTGGGCGGCGCAGGCGGTGGGGTGGCTGGTGCTGCTCGCCGGCCCGGCCCTGGGAGGCCTCGTCGGAGACGCCGCGTGGCGCGCGGCCCGCAGGCGCGGGCGCGCCATGGCGGCGGCCGTGGCGGCGGCCTGCGCCGCAGGCGTGGTTGTGGTCGGCCCGCAGGCTGCGGCCCTGGCCGGATGGGGCACGTCCCTGGGGGCCGGCGACCTGCTCGTCCTGCTGATCCGACGGCCCCTGCTTCCCCTCATGGCCGTCCTGATGGCCGTGGCCGCCTTCTGGCGGGTGCGCTGA
- a CDS encoding sugar ABC transporter permease: MDVLGVILAAVVAVPALQVGYALAAEAALGVLPHRAQTRLRPWLWLAPALAFLAAFLVYPALHTLVLSTLDARGRAFVGLRNYVAVFTTPEMLVAFRNNLLWLVLFTSATISLGLLLAVLTDRVRYEAVAQAVIFMPMAISFVAASVIWKFVYEFRPAGAPQIGLLNAVLTRLIPGFQPVAWLVNLTTNTVALILVAVWVWVGFCLVVLSAALKGIPEELLEAARVDGATEWQVFWRITLPVLGPTVAVVATTMVIFALKAFDIVYVMTNGNFNTEVIANRMYKEMFNVRDFGRASAIAVVLFLATVPVMAANVRRFRQQEGIR, from the coding sequence GTGGACGTCCTGGGCGTGATCCTGGCCGCCGTCGTGGCCGTTCCGGCCCTCCAGGTCGGCTACGCGCTGGCCGCCGAGGCCGCTCTGGGAGTGTTGCCCCACCGGGCGCAGACCCGCCTCCGCCCCTGGCTGTGGCTGGCCCCGGCGCTCGCGTTCCTGGCCGCCTTCCTGGTCTACCCGGCCCTGCACACCCTGGTCCTCAGCACCCTGGACGCCCGCGGCCGGGCGTTCGTGGGGCTGCGCAACTACGTCGCCGTGTTCACCACCCCGGAGATGCTCGTCGCCTTCCGCAACAACCTGCTGTGGCTGGTGCTTTTCACCTCCGCCACCATCTCCCTGGGCCTGCTGCTGGCCGTCCTCACCGACCGCGTCCGCTACGAGGCCGTGGCCCAGGCGGTCATCTTCATGCCCATGGCCATCTCCTTCGTGGCGGCCAGCGTCATCTGGAAGTTCGTCTACGAGTTCCGACCGGCCGGGGCGCCCCAGATCGGCCTGCTGAATGCGGTTCTGACCCGCCTGATCCCCGGATTCCAGCCGGTGGCCTGGCTGGTCAACCTGACCACCAACACCGTGGCCCTGATCCTGGTGGCGGTGTGGGTGTGGGTGGGGTTCTGCCTGGTGGTCCTGTCGGCCGCCCTGAAGGGCATTCCCGAGGAGCTGCTGGAGGCGGCCCGGGTGGACGGCGCCACCGAGTGGCAGGTCTTCTGGAGGATCACGCTCCCTGTGCTGGGACCCACCGTGGCGGTGGTGGCCACCACCATGGTGATCTTCGCCCTCAAGGCGTTCGACATCGTCTACGTGATGACCAATGGCAACTTCAACACCGAGGTCATCGCCAACCGCATGTACAAGGAGATGTTCAACGTCCGGGACTTCGGACGGGCCAGCGCCATCGCCGTCGTCCTCTTCCTGGCCACGGTGCCGGTGATGGCCGCCAACGTCCGGCGGTTCCGCCAGCAGGAGGGGATCCGGTGA
- a CDS encoding carbohydrate ABC transporter permease, translated as MRAEAARARPRAAPARWAGRLALHAAVIGLCLLWLLPTLGLLVSSFRPPRLVATTGWWTALLPPHQFTLDNYREVLGAYNMGRSFVNSLAIAIPSTIIPVMVAAYAAYAFAWMRFPGRDLLFTLVVGSLVVPLQMTLIPVLRLLTALGLVGTFPAVWLAHTGYGLPLAVYLLRTFIGALPRDLIESASLDGASPLMVFFRLILPLTVPALASLVIFQFLWVWNDLLVALIFVGGRPAVAPMTVTVSNLVNSLGQNWQLLTAAAFVSMALPLLVFVALQQYIVRGILAGAVKG; from the coding sequence GTGAGGGCGGAGGCGGCCCGCGCCCGGCCCCGGGCGGCCCCGGCGCGGTGGGCCGGCCGGCTGGCCCTCCACGCCGCGGTGATCGGCCTGTGCCTGCTGTGGCTGCTGCCCACCCTGGGGCTGCTGGTGAGCTCCTTCCGCCCGCCGCGCCTGGTGGCCACCACCGGGTGGTGGACGGCCCTGCTGCCGCCCCACCAGTTCACCCTGGACAACTACCGGGAGGTCCTGGGCGCCTACAACATGGGGCGCAGCTTCGTCAACAGCCTGGCGATCGCCATCCCCTCCACCATCATCCCGGTGATGGTGGCGGCGTACGCGGCGTACGCCTTCGCCTGGATGCGCTTCCCCGGGCGGGACCTGCTGTTCACCCTCGTGGTCGGCTCCCTGGTGGTGCCGCTGCAGATGACCCTGATCCCGGTCCTGCGCCTGCTCACCGCCCTGGGGCTGGTGGGAACGTTCCCGGCCGTGTGGCTGGCCCATACCGGGTACGGGCTGCCCCTGGCCGTCTACCTGCTGCGCACCTTCATCGGCGCCCTGCCCCGGGACCTGATCGAGTCCGCCTCCCTCGACGGGGCCAGCCCCCTGATGGTCTTCTTCCGGCTGATCCTGCCCCTGACCGTCCCCGCCCTGGCGTCCCTGGTCATCTTCCAGTTCCTGTGGGTGTGGAATGACCTGCTGGTGGCGCTGATCTTCGTCGGGGGTCGGCCGGCGGTGGCGCCCATGACGGTGACGGTCAGCAACCTGGTGAACTCCCTGGGCCAGAACTGGCAGCTGCTGACCGCCGCGGCATTCGTGTCCATGGCCCTGCCCCTGCTGGTCTTCGTGGCCCTGCAGCAGTACATCGTCCGGGGCATCCTGGCGGGAGCCGTCAAGGGCTAG
- a CDS encoding sigma-70 family RNA polymerase sigma factor: protein MPEERTYDTPTPDTADDPVRLYLSEIGRVPLLTREEEVALARRAAAGDPEARRRLIEANLRLVVSVAKKYAGRGMDLMDLVQEGNRGLMRAVEKFDWRRGYKFSTYATWWIRQAITRALADQSRTIRLPVHVIETRNRILRAARALAQRLGHEPTPAELAQAVRIPAARVEEILRAGQELASLDAPTDDEGDSHLQDFVADPDSLDPEEIAARASLRQQLEEVLDTLTPRERLVLRRRFGLSGEGPQTLEQVGRELGVTRERVRQIEARALRKLRHRGREHGLKMFL, encoded by the coding sequence ATGCCTGAAGAGCGGACGTACGATACCCCGACGCCGGACACCGCCGACGACCCGGTCCGGCTGTACCTGTCCGAGATCGGGCGGGTCCCCCTCCTGACCCGGGAGGAGGAGGTGGCTCTGGCCCGCCGTGCGGCCGCCGGGGACCCGGAGGCCCGGCGGCGGCTCATCGAGGCCAACCTGCGCCTGGTCGTCTCGGTGGCCAAGAAGTACGCGGGGCGCGGCATGGACCTGATGGACCTGGTCCAGGAGGGCAACCGCGGCCTGATGCGGGCGGTGGAGAAGTTTGACTGGCGGCGGGGCTACAAGTTCAGCACCTATGCCACCTGGTGGATCCGCCAGGCGATCACCCGGGCCCTGGCCGACCAGTCCCGGACCATCCGGCTGCCCGTCCACGTCATCGAGACCCGCAACCGGATTCTGCGGGCCGCCCGCGCCCTGGCCCAGCGCCTGGGCCACGAGCCGACCCCGGCGGAGCTGGCCCAGGCGGTGCGCATCCCCGCGGCCCGGGTGGAGGAGATCCTGCGGGCCGGCCAGGAGCTGGCGTCCCTGGATGCGCCCACCGACGACGAGGGAGACAGCCACCTGCAGGACTTCGTGGCGGATCCGGACAGCCTGGACCCGGAGGAGATCGCCGCCCGGGCGTCCCTGCGCCAGCAGCTGGAGGAGGTCCTGGACACCCTGACGCCGCGGGAGCGGCTGGTCCTGCGCCGGCGGTTCGGGCTGTCCGGCGAGGGGCCCCAGACCCTGGAGCAGGTGGGCCGGGAACTGGGGGTGACCCGGGAGCGGGTGCGCCAGATCGAGGCGCGGGCCCTGCGCAAGCTGCGCCACCGCGGCCGGGAGCACGGGCTGAAGATGTTCCTGTAA
- a CDS encoding superoxide dismutase produces MPYPFRLPDLGYPYNALEPHIDTLTMEIHHTRHHQAYVNNLNAALEKHPRFHSLGVEDLLRTLSDLPAEIQIPVRNNGGGHLNHTLFWQWMTPGGRHEPGGALRDALVAAFGSVDAFREQFTQAALGRFGSGWAWLVVDRTGALKVYSTANQDSPVMDGDTPILGVDVWEHAYYLKYQNRRADYVKAWWNVVNWDVVEQFYSRARAR; encoded by the coding sequence ATCTCGGGTATCCGTACAACGCTCTGGAGCCCCACATCGACACCCTCACCATGGAGATCCACCACACCCGGCACCACCAGGCGTATGTGAACAATCTCAACGCCGCCCTGGAAAAGCACCCGCGGTTCCATTCCCTGGGAGTGGAAGACCTGCTGCGCACCCTCTCGGACCTGCCCGCCGAGATCCAGATCCCCGTGCGGAACAACGGGGGCGGCCACCTCAACCACACCCTGTTCTGGCAGTGGATGACGCCGGGCGGCCGCCACGAGCCCGGAGGAGCTCTCCGGGATGCGCTGGTGGCGGCCTTCGGATCGGTGGACGCCTTCCGGGAGCAGTTCACCCAGGCCGCCCTGGGGCGGTTCGGATCCGGGTGGGCCTGGCTGGTGGTGGACCGGACCGGAGCGCTGAAGGTGTACTCCACCGCCAACCAGGACTCGCCGGTGATGGACGGCGACACCCCCATCCTGGGCGTCGACGTGTGGGAGCACGCCTACTACCTCAAGTACCAGAACCGGCGGGCGGACTACGTCAAGGCGTGGTGGAACGTGGTCAACTGGGACGTGGTGGAGCAGTTCTACAGCAGGGCCCGCGCCAGGTAG